A portion of the Toxotes jaculatrix isolate fToxJac2 chromosome 16, fToxJac2.pri, whole genome shotgun sequence genome contains these proteins:
- the shroom3 gene encoding protein Shroom3 isoform X4 — protein sequence MELLEVFYRRKLRKKQKKAELGRSDGALCRSPSEASVNGLATGLISKVLRFTSRRREPASRPHSWHSTKLGEGQQESEQNEMDTMSSAWHHSYHTSASTTDLSGGFDSGGSYLRKSPDQYSSRGSMESLDPPQPSQLHSGAQHHHHPLGHHAHSGPHPAYSSCHQLSSARSSNSIDHFHSKRDSAYSSFSTSSSIPEYLASTPSFSPERSYSLETVPQRGGGSGEMQQADIRYIRTVYDAQQVLSQEHELSSTSSALLRNCDSRGGGGARPGLSRDLQGSLGGVCYRGSSSGSSSSSSGSSSGGVPASNRHSVGPIWGPAASRSSYESLKGAPAPPRRSDSYAAIRNHERPNSWSSLEHARSLRSLQKGSWHHSSGSVASGPAKGSYSTEGQLHTVIEKSPESSPTTRPRQGGGFPQPPPPPPEPSSGPAGPTPQSGRLILPASVYPVPQLEPHYAQMPNSNTGPGSSAVYPALAKESSRQQHQGLQGIRGRDEGATEGQKDGKISTTENGHQNNISSSPYPHSSYSTSASSQLRTQAHEADRPQQEESNLGHYKPQLKSAGGRSEGQPGAQRPRNHQEPHSQRFHESSAHKNPGPHSQMFQEQTQDFQNPHIQLTPGPRAPSSHEWRDPYTPVQYRETRSRSVDQISIHPDPVAFSRPAQGQIPPAHLPAQPQPQAPPTPASQTSPRHLSDSASLQYQHWDHRDRDKDREHPLTRLEIALAEVQRCASSDSNHGNSSFTDGSQGPARSLSVLEKVSRFERRERAGKQRSHSTTNTHNKATHLRTTEKGRSSTCGADNLRSMLERSTNGTKAQRTLSYRGGSNDHMRYRIPADPSSALQRSRSSFQLSEPKEGDSSKDLPRRQTTQEMLASMQDTSNKSYRDTLKDAQSKVLRSTSFRRRDLSSSVSPPPSAPPPVSSSSSHQPPPVPAKYHSLEKKGPKTMPKPQGIVIVPQSLPQVASPHTPKERHIVSPEVRGPSPPALPSVPPVGPPALIRICGRKRLTADQKKRSYSEPENMNEVGVSDAETAALFRRGGETSVADRRKMFELAASRIGGEAPQSATSRPDLRQLQHDALAEYVERKRGAKKDDGGQRSGPRPRSAYLQPDHSNHTVSPTYSETLSLSSASSLLSLQDSGPDRSFSGERRLCSTLPPGADLRNHQSNLFYPGRVTTPRPPAHPAPSAPPGSSSEPQAKFLQDLTPEAGLSRQTQSFSRDPGLGLQQRGTEPQLNLGLSKQLNGALQRAGSDRSAGKSASAEDLLERFEERQATPQHYRSRSSPTMETGNQDFPPGDVRMFDVFTSEPGRCALAKDRPADIQVSGGLARPHPSQNSLNAVQPPQDPGSSHTPVTRRERQRSSERQRAHSTSTLAASVGLSYPFFPPGTQGGGGTEWKSSERLSLANLDAITFPGIPQTSTGDGDGTKGAAINTTGFDETLVTERQTRHSLSDATILEDAEKDMYRERAYSLEMRGGNSAEKDKQVSPVRPAPLSQSLLTAPPIRKDSGNTVSPPSSSSHMSIRHLSSLRISESSFFSSIDQQQPSETSTGPPQDDFDEVFLQNPAPLSPHSPIKETSIMEDFPPPPPPHELEQEIGHLPVGSPTSEFLNNSRVPTRKSSLPSPPVSPTSSVSLPPVPSAITSFTTTEDSLALEYQPLPKREKTAQELRVEALARQLVLQDSSLVPLLDTWGAKSTVELMEEIFPNSRLVDKSPWQHRSSRQLDDRIQDGTCDSAPRAGMDGGTETNVDEEDKDLNSRKVELCEALRSSVEALQQEKEALSEEMRHHQALGAKIESLVQEHLKTNERDKYSVFIGDLEKIVNLLLSLCSRLSRIDRSLLALKREELTQEGTAEERDSLHHKRSLLLRQTEDAWELKENLDRRQRVVHAILSGYLTEPQLQDYRHFVSTKPSLLIRRRHLEDLIRQGEEQLTRLAESLPVELAEAHSWSRASPFSLPGPTSCCSPFPSLLPQSVIPGPVHAVRSTTVTSL from the exons atggagctgctggaggtgttCTACCGCAGGAAGCTCcggaagaagcagaaaaaagcGGAGCTGGGCCGGTCGGACGGGGCGTTGTGTCGGTCGCCGTCGGAGGCCAGCGTCAACGGCCTGGCGACTGGTCTCATCTCCAAAGTCCTCAGGTTCACCTCCAG ACGCCGTGAGCCAGCATCTCGTCCTCACTCGTGGCATTCAACAAAGCTCGGTGAAGGTCAGCAGGAGTCGGAGCAGAACGAGATGGACACAATGAGCAGCGCCTGGCACCACAGCTATCACACCAG TGCCTCAACCACCGATCTGTCCGGAGGTTTTGACTCTGGCGGCAGCTACCTGAGGAAGAGTCCGGACCAGTACAGCTCTAGGGGCAGCATGGAGAGCCTGGACCCTCCCCAGCCCTCCCAGCTTCACTCCGGAGctcagcaccaccaccacccgcTTGGCCATCACGCCCACAGCGGACCCCACCCCGCCTACTCCTCCTGCCACCAGCTGTCCTCTGCCAG GTCCTCCAACAGCATCGACCACTTCCACAGCAAACGAGACTCCGCCTATTCTTCCTTCTCCACCAGTTCCAGTATCCCAGAGTACCTTGCCTCCACCCCCTCCTTTAGCCCAGAACGCTCTTATTCTCTAGAAACCGTCCctcagagaggtggaggaagtggAGAGATGCAGCAGGCTGACATACGTTACATCCGGACAGTTTACGACGCCCAGCAGGTCCTGTCTCAAGAGCATGAGCTaagctccacctcctctgctttGCTGCGCAACTGCGATTCCAGAGGCGGCGGAGGGGCGAGGCCCGGGCTGAGCCGAGATCTGCAAG GTTCACTGGGCGGGGTCTGTTAccgtggcagcagcagtggcagcagcagcagcagtagcggcagcagcagcggtggtgTGCCAGCTTCCAACAGGCACAGCGTGGGTCCAATATGGGGCCCGGCAGCCAGCCGCAGCTCCTACGAGAGCCTGAAGGGGGCGCCGGCTCCACCAAGACGCAGCGACAGCTACGCAGCCATCAGGAACCACGAGAGACCGAACTCCTGGTCCAGTCTAGAACACGCCCGGTCACTACG ATCTCTGCAGAAAGGTTCCTGGCATCACTCCAGTGGCTCTGTGGCCTCAGG TCCAGCTAAAGGCTCATACAGCACAGAGGGTCAGCTCCACACAGTGATAGAGAAGAGTCCAGAGAGCAGCCCCACCACAAGGCCCCGGCAGGGTGGAGGCTTTCCccagcctcctccacctcctcctgaaCCCTCCTCTGGACCTGCAGGCCCCACCCCGCAGTCCGGTCGGCTCATTCTTCCCGCAAGTGTGTACCCCGTCCCCCAACTTGAGCCCCACTATGCACAGATGCCCAACTCCAACACTGGGCCTGGCTCCTCCGCAGTGTACCCCGCCCTCGCCAAGGAGAGCAGCCGACAGCAGCACCAGGGGCTGCAGGGAatcagagggagggatgaaggagCAACAGAGGGGCAAAAGGACGGAAAGATATCAACTACAGAGAACGGACACCAAAATAACATTTCTTCTTCACCATACCCGCACTCCTCTTATTCAACATCTGCCTCTTCACAGCTCAGGACTCAAGCACACGAGGCAGACAG GCCTCAACAGGAAGAGTCCAACCTTGGACACTACAAACCCCAACTGAAAAGTGCTGGAGGGCGATCAGAGGGTCAGCCAGGTGCCCAAAGGCCCCGAAACCACCAGGAACCTCACAGTCAGCGCTTCCACGAGTCCAGTGCTCATAAAAACCCTGGACCTCACAGCCAAATGTTCCAAGAACAGACCCAAGATTTCCAAAATCCACACATCCAGTTGACCCCTGGACCCAGGGCCCCATCATCACACGAGTGGAGGGACCCATACACACCTGTCCAGTACAGGGAAACCAGGAGCAG aTCAGTGGACCAGATCAGCATTCATCCAGACCCAGTGGCGTTCTCCAGGCCCGCCCAGGGCCAGATACCACCTGCCCACTTACCTGCTCAACCTCAGCCTCAGGCTCCACCCACCCCCGCCTCCCAGACTTCTCCCCGTCACCTCAGTGACTCAGCATCTCTGCAGTACCAGCACTGGGACCACAGAGACCGGGACAAGGACAGAGAGCACCCACTGACTCGTCTGGAGATTGCCCTCGCCGAGGTCCAGCGATGTGCCAGCTCTGacagtaaccatggcaacagtaGCTTTACCGATGGCAGCCAGGGCCCTGCCCGCAGCCTCTCTGTCTTGGAGAAAGTCAGTCGTTTTGAGCGGCGGGAACGTGCGGGAAAGCAGCGTAGTCACAGcacaaccaacacacacaacaaagccaCCCATCTACGG ACGACTGAGAAAGGTCGCAGCTCCACCTGTGGAGCAGACAACCTGAGGAGCATGCTGGAGAGAAGCACCAACGGGACCAAAGCCCAAAGAACTCTGAGCTACAGAGGAGGCAGCAACGACCACATGAGATACAG GATCCCAGCTGATCCCAGTTCAGCCCTGCAGAGGAGTCGCAgcagcttccagctcagtgaaCCCAAGGAGGGTGACAGCAGCAAAGACCTCCCCCGGAGACAGACCACACAGGAGATGCTGGCCTCCATGCAGGACACATCCAACAA ATCTTACAGGGACACTTTGAAAGACGCCCAGTCCAAGGTCCTGCGGTCCACCTCCTTCAGACGGAGAGACCTCAGCTCCTCGGTCAGCCCTCCaccttcagctcctcctcccgtgtcctcctccagcagccatCAGCCTCCACCCGTCCCTGCCAAGTATCACTCCCTGGAGAAAAAAGGACCAAAAACCATGCCTAAACCACAGGGCATCGTCATCGTGCCGCAGTCACTTCCACAGGTCGCGTCCCCTCACACCCCGAAGGAGCGGCACATCGTTAGCCCGGAGGTGCGAGGCCCGAGCCCCCCAGCTCTCCCCAGCGTCCCGCCAGTTGGACCTCCTGCTCTGATACGGATCTGCGGCCGCAAGCGTTTGACAGCGGACCAGAAGAAGCGTTCATACTCGGAGCCAGAGAACATGAACGAGGTTGGGGTTTCAGATGCTGAGACTGCTGCCCTCTTCAGGCGCGGAGGAG agACCAGCGTGGCAGACCGGCGGAAGATGTTTGAACTTGCAGCGAGTCGCATCGGGGGCGAGGCTCCTCAGAGCGCCACGTCAAGGCCCGACCTACGGCAGCTTCAGCACGACGCTCTCGCCGAGTAcgtggagaggaagagaggcgCGAAGAAAGACGACGGAGGACAGAGGAGTGGACCACGGCCTCGCAGTGCTTATCTACAGCCTGACCATAGCAACCATACGG tCTCCCCCACTTACTCAGAAACCCTCAGCCTCTCCTCCGCCTCCAGCTTACTCTCCCTCCAGGACTCTGGCCCAGATCGAAGTTTCTCTGGGGAGAGGCGTCTCTGCTCCACTCTTCCTCCTGGAGCCGACCTGCGGAACCACCAGTCCAACCTGTTCTACCCGGGCAGGGTGACGACTCCAAGGCCCCCAGCGCACCCAGCACCCAG TGCTCCTCCTGGTTCCTCTTCTGAGCCCCAGGCCAAGTTCCTGCAGGATCTCACCCCTGAAGCAGGTctcagcagacagactcagtctTTTAGCCGAGACCCAGGCCTGGGCCTCCAGCAGCGGGGCACGGAGCCACAGCTCAACCTGGGACTGTCTAAGCAGCTCAATGGGGCTCTGCAGAGAGCCGGGTCAGATCGCAGCGCCGGGAAGTCGGCTTCTGCTGAGGATCTCCTGGAGCGATTCGAGGAGAGACAAGCGACTCCTCAGCACTACCGCTCCCGCTCCTCCCCCACCATGGAGACAGGAAACCAG gactTCCCTCCAGGTGATGTCAGGATGTTTGACGTGTTCACCTCTGAACCTGGACGCTGCGCTCTAGCGAAGGACAG ACCTGCAGACATCCAGGTGTCAGGAGGTCTCGCCCGTCCTCATCCATCCCAGAACAGTCTGAACGCCGTCCAACCTCCTCAAG ACCCAGGCTCCTCCCACACTCCGGTCACTCGTAGGGAGCGACAGAGGAGCAGCGAGCGCCAGCGAGCCCACAGCACCTCCACCTTGGCAGCTTCCGTGGGCCTGTCCTACCCCTTCTTCCCACCTGGGACTCAGGGTGGAGGCGGCACTGAGTGGAAATCTAGTGAGAGGCTGAGCCTGGCAAACCTGGATGCCATCACCTTCCCAGGCATCCCACAAACCAGCACGGGAGACGGTGATGGCACTAAGGGTGCTGCCATTAACACTACCGGCTTTGATGAAACCCTGgtaacagagagacagacaagacaCAGTCTGAGTGACGCCACCATATTAGAAGACGCCGAGAAGGACATGTACAGAGAGAGAGCCTACAGTTTAGAGATGAGGGGAGGGAATTCAGCAGAAAAGGACAAACAAGTTTCACCTGTGAGGCCAGCACCCCTGTCCCAGTCCCTGCTTACAGCCCCACCAATCAGGAAGGACAGCGGGAACACCGTGTCGCCCCCTTCCTCGTCCTCCCATATGTCCATCCGCCACCTGTCCTCGCTGCGGATCTCTGAGTCCAGCTTCTTCAGCTCCATTGACCAGCAGCAGCCATCGGAAACATCCACAGGCCCACCGCAGGACGACTTTGATGAGGTCTTCCTCCAGAATCCCGCCCCTCTGTCACCTCACTCACCAATCAAAGAGACAAGCATCATGGAGgacttccctcctcctccccctccccacgAGCTGGAGCAAGAAATTGGACACCTGCCTGTGGGAAG TCCTACTTCAGAATTCTTAAACAACTCCAGGGTTCCCACCAGGAAGTCGTCCCTTCCATCCCCTCCAGTgtcccccacctcctctgtctcactTCCGCCTGTGCCCTCCGCCATCACCTCCTTTACCACAACCGAGGACAGCCTAGCTCTTGAGTACCAGCCCCTGCCCAAGAGGGAAAAGACAGCCCAGGAGCTGCGAGTGGAGGCGCTGGCCCGGCAGCTG GTGTTGCAGGATAGCTCTCTGGTGCCCCTCCTGGACACATGGGGGGCTAAGTCCACTGTTGAGCTCATGGAGGAGATCTTTCCAAACAGCAGATTAGTTGATAAATCACCGTGGCAGCACAGGAGCAGTAGACAGTTGGATGAcag GATCCAAGATGGCACCTGTGATTCTGCTCCTAGGgcagggatggatggagggactGAGACAAATGTGGACGAGGAAGACAAAGACCTCAATAGCaggaag gTGGAGCTGTGTGAGGCTCTGAGGAGCAGCGTGgaagctctgcagcaggagaaggaggctCTGAGTGAGGAGATGAGGCATCACCAGGCGCTGGGAGCGAAGATCGAATCGCTGGTACAGGAACACCTCAAAACCAACGAGAGGGACAAGTACAGCGTGTTTATCG GAGATCTGGAGAAAATCGTgaacctgctgctgtctctgtgcagccGACTGTCGAGGATCGACAGGTCCCTGCTCGCTCtgaagagagaggagctgaCGCAGGAGGGCACGGCGGAGGAGAGG gacTCCCTCCATCACAAACGCTCTCTGCTCCTCCGTCAAACTGAAGACGCCTGGGAGCTGAAGGAGAACTTGGACCGGAGGCAGCG